In the Arthrobacter sp. 31Y genome, one interval contains:
- a CDS encoding hybrid sensor histidine kinase/response regulator, whose amino-acid sequence MAAVKHGVSPMRWSLRQVLPLFLVPVGVCLVLLAFGLASGAGTTTAQLAGDLAILLAALTALTTHALAARRRRDNNPGRWFIVAGLAIWSAGQTVWTINGITLNHQYPFPSFADVGFVWYALPTSIGLVLLLRGQGRRIPLRRTILDAGVVASSTFFIAWSSVLGPLSGATAQDPFAHATQMGYPIADVFMVSVVIVLTMRAARGRRLPWLSLGIGFWILAITDLAYMSLTLQGISGVTGSPLALGWVFAFLLVGLSPLLPESGATQKDGRAYAAALELLPYLPVFTAVFFSRSRPIGEDRILLVTGLAVIAFVIVRQVLIVVENVTLTRDLESKVAERTAELDGMGAIVNSSGDAIIGETPDGVITSWNPGAERIFGYAASEAIGRKGDFFVPQDLLAKERLALESTAQSGEVQNYESQRRRNDDEVIPVSVTLSPVRGESGIRGVATISRDITERKAAEKELLAAREAALEASRLKSEFLATMSHEIRTPLNAVIGLTSLMMDTPLSEGQRQYAQGVKGAGEVLLTLINDILDFSKLEAGKVDLDINVFDPRALVEEVAGLVVEAAQGKNLELISYCHPDVPARLMGDAGRIRQILLNLSSNAVKFTPSGEVEVQVSVVAQDPNNASLRFEVRDTGIGISAENHQRLFESFAQADASTTRRYGGTGLGLAISRRLTEVMGGKIGLDSEPGVGSRFWFDLDLPVGPAASDIESLPATLAGRRVLVVDDNATNRLVLETQLASWGMLPVSVADAASALDEYRAATRSNHPYDIAVVDMCMPDTDGLQLARNIKDDANGSGGPGIILLTSTMQVERSDLTSAGIREYLTKPVRSSELYNRLLRVLATKTAGAPTPPVLAFRGETADPVPRLGKLLVAEDNEVNQLVARGMANRLGYEVHIVDDGEQAVSAALSGNYAAVLMDCHMPVMDGFDATRAIRARNGHSARIPIIAMTAGALDEDRERCFAAGMDDYISKPVDMAKLAEVLSRWVPQQEQASTADGGVDAVAAPGSVAGPGSGPDASPDAAQQRAEAPASNSVVLDPERLEILRELGPADGLGLLPEAVKAFRQDSHGALETLRSALDTGQAATVEAAAHKLAGAAANIGAAGAAGLCKELERLGRQAGPDLGANGSLLLDQLHAELMRVDEALEHKLTGAHLREAPLRGTS is encoded by the coding sequence GTGGCAGCAGTTAAGCACGGGGTTTCTCCAATGCGCTGGTCCTTGCGGCAGGTTTTGCCGCTCTTCCTGGTGCCTGTTGGGGTCTGTTTGGTTTTGTTGGCTTTCGGTCTGGCGAGCGGAGCAGGAACCACGACGGCGCAACTCGCCGGCGACTTGGCCATCCTTCTCGCTGCACTGACCGCGCTGACCACCCACGCCCTCGCTGCCCGGAGACGCCGGGACAACAATCCCGGCCGCTGGTTCATCGTGGCGGGCTTGGCCATCTGGAGCGCCGGGCAAACGGTGTGGACCATCAACGGCATCACCCTGAACCACCAATACCCGTTCCCGTCCTTCGCGGACGTCGGATTCGTTTGGTACGCACTACCCACCTCCATCGGCTTGGTGCTGCTGTTGAGAGGCCAAGGGCGGCGCATTCCGCTGCGCCGCACCATCCTGGATGCAGGAGTGGTGGCCAGTTCCACGTTCTTCATTGCGTGGAGTTCCGTGCTGGGCCCACTGTCGGGGGCCACCGCCCAGGATCCTTTTGCCCATGCAACGCAGATGGGCTACCCCATCGCAGACGTCTTCATGGTCTCCGTAGTGATCGTCCTGACCATGCGCGCGGCCCGTGGCCGCCGCCTGCCTTGGCTAAGCCTGGGGATCGGCTTCTGGATCCTCGCCATTACCGACTTGGCGTACATGAGCTTGACGCTCCAAGGCATCTCCGGAGTCACAGGATCCCCGTTGGCTCTAGGGTGGGTGTTTGCCTTCCTGTTGGTGGGGCTGAGCCCTTTGCTTCCGGAATCGGGCGCCACGCAAAAGGACGGGCGCGCCTACGCGGCGGCCCTTGAACTGCTCCCCTATTTGCCTGTGTTCACTGCCGTGTTCTTCTCGCGCTCCCGCCCCATCGGCGAGGACCGCATCCTGCTGGTAACCGGGCTGGCGGTGATCGCCTTTGTGATAGTGCGGCAGGTGCTGATCGTCGTCGAGAATGTGACGCTGACCCGCGACCTCGAATCGAAGGTGGCTGAGCGCACTGCCGAGCTTGACGGCATGGGTGCAATCGTCAACTCCTCGGGGGACGCCATCATTGGCGAAACCCCCGATGGCGTGATCACCAGCTGGAACCCTGGCGCGGAGCGCATCTTCGGCTACGCGGCGTCGGAAGCCATCGGGCGGAAGGGCGATTTCTTCGTTCCGCAGGACCTGCTGGCCAAAGAACGCCTCGCCTTGGAAAGCACAGCACAAAGCGGCGAGGTACAGAACTACGAAAGCCAGCGGCGACGCAACGACGACGAAGTCATTCCTGTGTCCGTGACGTTGTCGCCAGTGCGGGGTGAATCCGGGATCCGCGGCGTCGCCACGATCTCCCGGGACATCACCGAACGCAAAGCTGCCGAGAAGGAACTCCTGGCGGCCCGCGAGGCTGCATTGGAGGCAAGCCGCCTCAAGTCCGAGTTCCTGGCCACCATGAGTCACGAGATCCGGACCCCGCTCAATGCGGTGATCGGCCTGACATCGCTCATGATGGACACGCCCCTCAGCGAGGGCCAACGTCAGTACGCCCAAGGAGTCAAGGGCGCCGGTGAGGTCCTGCTGACACTGATCAACGACATCCTTGACTTCTCCAAGCTAGAAGCCGGAAAAGTGGACCTGGACATCAACGTCTTCGACCCCCGGGCACTGGTGGAAGAAGTAGCGGGGTTGGTGGTGGAAGCCGCGCAGGGGAAGAACCTGGAGCTCATCTCCTACTGCCACCCGGACGTTCCGGCCCGCCTGATGGGCGACGCAGGCCGCATCCGGCAGATTCTGCTGAACCTGTCCTCCAATGCCGTCAAGTTCACCCCCTCCGGCGAAGTGGAAGTCCAGGTCTCCGTTGTGGCGCAAGACCCGAACAATGCTTCACTGCGCTTCGAGGTACGAGACACCGGCATTGGCATCAGCGCCGAGAATCATCAGAGGCTCTTCGAATCTTTCGCCCAAGCAGATGCCTCCACCACCCGCCGCTACGGTGGAACCGGGCTGGGCTTGGCCATCTCCCGGCGCCTCACGGAAGTCATGGGTGGCAAAATCGGCCTGGATAGCGAGCCTGGAGTGGGCAGCCGGTTCTGGTTTGACCTTGACCTGCCTGTTGGCCCGGCCGCCTCGGACATAGAATCCTTGCCCGCCACACTGGCGGGACGCCGGGTGCTGGTGGTGGATGACAATGCAACCAACCGCCTGGTGCTGGAGACACAACTGGCCAGTTGGGGCATGCTGCCCGTCTCGGTTGCCGACGCCGCCTCCGCACTGGACGAATACCGTGCTGCGACCCGATCGAATCACCCTTACGACATCGCCGTAGTGGACATGTGCATGCCGGACACCGACGGGCTCCAACTTGCCCGCAACATCAAGGACGACGCCAACGGCTCCGGCGGCCCGGGGATCATCCTGCTGACCTCCACCATGCAGGTGGAAAGAAGCGACCTCACCTCTGCCGGAATCCGCGAATACCTCACCAAACCCGTCCGCAGCTCCGAGCTCTACAACCGTCTTCTAAGGGTGTTGGCCACCAAGACCGCCGGCGCACCTACCCCGCCGGTGCTTGCCTTCCGGGGGGAAACGGCGGATCCTGTGCCGCGGCTCGGGAAGCTCCTGGTGGCTGAGGACAACGAAGTGAACCAGCTGGTGGCCCGCGGAATGGCCAACCGACTCGGCTACGAGGTGCACATTGTGGACGACGGCGAACAAGCCGTCTCCGCAGCCCTGTCCGGCAACTACGCAGCGGTCCTCATGGACTGCCATATGCCCGTCATGGACGGCTTTGACGCAACCCGGGCCATCCGTGCCCGCAACGGCCATTCGGCAAGAATCCCCATCATCGCCATGACAGCCGGGGCCCTGGACGAAGACCGCGAGCGCTGCTTCGCTGCGGGAATGGATGACTACATCAGCAAGCCCGTGGATATGGCAAAACTCGCTGAAGTCCTCTCCCGTTGGGTACCGCAACAAGAGCAGGCGTCGACGGCGGATGGCGGGGTCGACGCCGTTGCCGCGCCGGGCTCGGTTGCAGGGCCGGGCTCGGGGCCGGACGCCTCGCCGGACGCCGCGCAACAGCGGGCGGAAGCACCGGCGTCGAACTCTGTTGTCCTTGACCCGGAGCGGCTGGAAATCCTGCGCGAGCTGGGGCCCGCCGACGGTCTGGGTCTGTTGCCTGAAGCTGTGAAGGCTTTCCGGCAGGATTCCCACGGAGCTTTGGAGACGTTGCGCTCGGCGCTGGACACCGGACAAGCCGCAACGGTGGAAGCCGCAGCGCACAAGCTCGCCGGGGCGGCCGCCAACATAGGAGCGGCGGGTGCTGCCGGCCTTTGCAAGGAACTGGAACGGCTCGGACGCCAGGCGGGACCGGACCTTGGAGCCAACGGATCGCTGTTGCTGGACCAATTGCACGCTGAACTCATGCGCGTGGATGAAGCACTTGAGCACAAACTAACGGGGGCACACTTGCGGGAAGCACCACTACGGGGAACATCATGA
- a CDS encoding GGDEF domain-containing response regulator codes for MKILIADDDQISRMITKAAVEQSGHECIVAVDGDSAWQLYKEHSPEAVVTDLMMPGLNGLDLCRAIRAAEEDSYTYVILVTSHGSRKDVLAGMEAGADDYVTKPLDPFSLHIRLLAAQRITSLHADLARYRSALTEQARTDPLTKLHNRLKLAEDLGTLDRDYCLAMVDVDNFKSYNDIYGHQAGDAALIAIASTLAGEVRKSDGVYRFGGEEFLLVLRDQQALDARMVMERVRSAVQDLRIEHSGDPDGVLTISAGISAFTDGHRAGTEQLLREADLALYAAKASGRNRVSLAGALRSE; via the coding sequence ATGAAAATCCTCATAGCCGACGACGACCAGATCTCCAGGATGATCACCAAGGCCGCCGTGGAGCAGTCCGGCCACGAGTGCATCGTGGCCGTCGACGGCGACTCGGCATGGCAGCTCTACAAGGAACACAGCCCCGAAGCTGTGGTGACGGACCTGATGATGCCCGGCCTGAACGGGCTGGATCTTTGCCGCGCCATCCGGGCCGCCGAAGAGGACAGCTACACCTACGTGATCCTGGTGACCTCGCACGGTTCGCGGAAAGACGTCCTGGCCGGGATGGAAGCCGGAGCTGATGACTATGTCACCAAACCCCTGGATCCGTTCAGCCTGCACATCCGTCTCCTGGCGGCCCAACGCATCACCTCGTTGCACGCGGACCTTGCCCGGTACCGTTCCGCGTTGACTGAGCAGGCGCGGACCGACCCCCTCACCAAACTGCACAACCGATTGAAGCTGGCCGAGGACCTGGGCACGCTGGACCGTGACTACTGCCTGGCCATGGTGGATGTGGACAATTTCAAAAGCTACAACGACATCTACGGCCATCAGGCAGGCGACGCCGCACTGATTGCCATCGCATCAACGCTGGCCGGCGAGGTCCGGAAGTCCGATGGCGTGTACAGATTTGGCGGGGAGGAATTTCTCCTGGTCCTGCGCGATCAGCAGGCGCTCGACGCACGGATGGTCATGGAGCGTGTTCGGTCTGCAGTGCAGGACTTGAGGATTGAGCACTCCGGCGATCCCGACGGCGTCCTGACCATCAGCGCGGGCATTTCCGCCTTCACCGACGGTCACCGTGCCGGAACCGAGCAACTACTGCGCGAAGCTGACTTGGCACTCTACGCAGCAAAAGCCTCCGGCCGGAACCGGGTGTCCCTGGCCGGCGCCCTCCGCTCAGAATAA
- a CDS encoding PIG-L deacetylase family protein has protein sequence MPFQSRVERSLAGDAPWLFLSPHLDDAVLSCGALIEAQARGREIIVATLFTEATPAPHTRAARSFMRQCTVPDSGALFQARQSEDRAVLEDMGVQSIHLGEVDALFRRRRKPPVLGSSAWDRLLPELTHRYPTYRFDIALGRIAKGDHALIRQLRTDVAGLMAQTKAELLFCPAGVGKHVDHLITRELGKGHPENVVMYSDFPYDLRAGPDERQLSTMGFVSWTWNAGLDTKPGRIRQYPTQADALFPSGVIPLKPETYFVPGRGELAASLF, from the coding sequence ATGCCGTTTCAATCCCGAGTTGAACGTTCCCTGGCTGGCGACGCTCCGTGGCTGTTCCTCTCACCTCATCTGGATGACGCAGTGTTGTCCTGCGGCGCGTTAATTGAAGCGCAAGCCCGAGGGCGCGAGATTATCGTGGCCACGCTCTTCACCGAGGCAACACCGGCGCCGCATACGCGCGCTGCACGGTCCTTCATGCGCCAATGCACCGTTCCGGACTCCGGGGCACTGTTCCAGGCGAGGCAGTCGGAGGACCGTGCCGTCCTGGAGGACATGGGAGTGCAATCCATCCATCTGGGGGAGGTGGACGCATTGTTCCGACGTCGGCGCAAGCCACCAGTGTTAGGGAGCAGTGCATGGGACCGGCTGCTCCCGGAGCTGACTCACCGGTACCCCACCTACAGGTTTGATATTGCGCTGGGCAGGATCGCAAAAGGCGATCACGCGCTCATCAGACAGCTCCGCACCGACGTCGCCGGACTCATGGCGCAAACCAAAGCCGAACTGCTGTTCTGCCCGGCGGGGGTGGGGAAGCACGTTGACCACCTCATCACCCGCGAGCTCGGAAAAGGACACCCGGAGAACGTGGTGATGTACTCGGACTTTCCCTATGATCTGAGGGCCGGACCGGATGAACGGCAACTGTCCACCATGGGATTCGTGTCGTGGACATGGAACGCAGGTCTCGACACAAAACCCGGGCGGATCAGGCAGTACCCCACACAGGCAGATGCCCTGTTCCCCAGCGGAGTAATCCCACTGAAACCGGAGACGTACTTTGTGCCTGGCCGTGGTGAGCTTGCGGCAAGCTTATTCTGA
- a CDS encoding glycosyltransferase family 4 protein has translation MRVLHLGFEDPRMPGAGGGSVRTHEINRRLAAKGFRVTVLTTRYPGWQERMEDGVHYVPIGIGEGRNRLTRLLAYVALLPLEVRKRRSSAELVVEDFFAPFSTMAAPLWTQRPTIGVVQWLHARDKARQYKLPLHWIERLGVRKHRRLISVSQGIGDRLMDMNPNLHVDVIGNGVDPGIWNTQPHLGKDVLFLGRLEFGHKGLDLLLEAWAHACPRVEGNLLIAGTGPDDERLRTSIREAGLSDRVQMLGWLSGDKKFQALSDARLLVVPSRHETFGLVAIDALAAGTPVIAFDIPCLKEIVPPGTGWIVEAFDVQALGDEIARRYPQAGLEQVAEQGRKFAAGYNWDALAEMQAQAYGSALAHLNKSQTRRQPASHVERS, from the coding sequence ATGAGAGTTTTGCATTTGGGCTTCGAGGACCCCCGCATGCCAGGGGCGGGCGGAGGATCAGTAAGGACCCACGAAATCAACCGCCGCCTGGCAGCAAAAGGCTTCCGCGTCACAGTTCTGACCACCCGGTATCCAGGATGGCAGGAACGCATGGAGGACGGCGTGCACTACGTCCCCATCGGCATCGGAGAGGGAAGGAACCGTTTGACCAGGCTGCTGGCCTATGTTGCCCTGCTGCCCTTGGAAGTACGCAAACGCAGATCTTCTGCCGAGCTGGTGGTGGAGGACTTCTTCGCCCCTTTTTCCACCATGGCCGCGCCGCTCTGGACTCAGCGCCCCACCATCGGTGTTGTCCAGTGGCTTCATGCCAGGGACAAGGCGCGGCAATACAAGCTGCCCCTGCACTGGATAGAGCGGCTGGGTGTTCGGAAGCACCGCAGGCTCATCTCGGTTTCCCAGGGCATCGGGGATCGTCTCATGGACATGAACCCGAACCTGCACGTGGACGTGATCGGTAACGGTGTGGATCCCGGGATCTGGAACACTCAACCGCACCTCGGGAAGGATGTCCTCTTCCTGGGGCGCCTGGAGTTCGGGCACAAGGGCCTGGATCTTCTTCTGGAGGCCTGGGCCCATGCCTGCCCGAGAGTGGAGGGCAACCTGCTGATCGCCGGCACCGGCCCTGACGACGAACGGTTGCGCACGTCCATCCGGGAAGCCGGCCTCTCTGATCGCGTGCAGATGCTCGGCTGGTTGTCCGGGGACAAGAAGTTCCAGGCTCTCAGCGATGCCCGACTGTTGGTGGTGCCTTCCCGGCACGAGACGTTCGGGCTGGTGGCCATTGATGCTCTTGCGGCGGGCACTCCGGTTATCGCCTTCGATATTCCCTGCCTCAAGGAGATCGTCCCGCCGGGCACGGGGTGGATCGTGGAAGCCTTCGATGTCCAGGCTTTGGGGGACGAGATTGCCCGCCGCTACCCGCAGGCGGGGCTGGAGCAGGTGGCTGAACAGGGACGGAAATTCGCCGCCGGTTACAACTGGGATGCGCTCGCTGAGATGCAGGCGCAGGCATACGGCAGTGCGCTCGCCCACCTCAATAAGTCTCAAACCCGGCGGCAGCCTGCCAGCCACGTTGAAAGGTCTTGA
- a CDS encoding glycosyltransferase family 39 protein, with amino-acid sequence MTTVTSLRPRADGRKGAPDQDVNIAQNSGFLAVSAGLVGVVSYACSLLMANMLGTADYTQFAAAAMILGVVGIVANALVPLPLSHVVAVHRQGSEERQNGMAFSVFVSCLAGLAAASITGSVTLAIATPDLAAAVALAAFAIFVVNAPAGWLQGELRFTWYALSTIGEVVLRLIFSLLVVVMAWSAGGAVLGFVAGCLAPLVVPWRFYRDLRWRPRVLLQRWRWAETTDIASVLCVVSVLVGLDVMVVGFLDNGSVDAAGFQALATIAKGPVYVAAGTALVAFPLLRTPGVRVGEVLGASFASFGQLVVVAFAIIATAPPMMSGLIVPQKYHGSLGLLPWLAASGLGYAVLMVLSTILLAVRAYRRCQIGLACACVLVIGGLWIGWQLNAVTGMAIGSAVGAVTACVVLAVLARPVLTAAHPGRGAGTFLVMACILIVILSVAAQVLPLVWLAFAAFSGITVLAHQRGMLPHRNDFRISRRRQVGRRSKATGRRSKPEPSSLSPVVAWRPRALSSNLTAFIAVVAAAFGVRAVGLERGFELWVDEMLYVRLGESVAAGEFPTLPDGPFFLHPPGYFLLEAGVVNIFGITGEIIEVTLQLRWLNAVMGALTVGLGFLLVRKLATPTAAWLTAVLLAFEPFILRNNSHAFLETTAMVPALAGLLLLISTKESQHKPHSFLKLATAGLLLGYSILCKDFFFICTVAPVMAAMVWKKSFPWRKGLVVVGFGFLPYVVYLIVVAAHGHFPSWVWAKSNGLVRMSGVEKSTGFTSEGSPSIVSRLIEQSGHFGTSYFLLGLCPVVGLLLCFSHHAGRRLIGLTGLALGAAGAYSAVFGTFEEQYGYGVMVAGAICSVLVVVEIRERHPKTRKTLAVISVCYVVLTVTLGLRTALTADNGFVRANDWLRANLPADARISVTNSTGHFAYMHDSRFGIWPSAPLMKQNGVSYILTQSKPTSQGYGYANPTMLAWLKDHATPMVTTSGPTNGDTTVWYVDAAALDAAAADGIGEPSKEFGTEK; translated from the coding sequence ATGACCACAGTAACAAGCTTGAGGCCCAGAGCCGATGGCAGGAAAGGGGCGCCGGATCAAGACGTCAACATAGCTCAAAACAGCGGCTTCCTGGCTGTATCGGCCGGGCTGGTGGGGGTGGTGAGCTACGCGTGCTCACTGCTCATGGCCAATATGCTGGGAACGGCGGACTACACACAATTTGCGGCCGCTGCCATGATCTTGGGCGTGGTGGGAATCGTTGCCAACGCCCTGGTCCCGCTTCCTTTGTCTCATGTGGTGGCTGTCCACAGGCAGGGATCCGAAGAGCGGCAGAACGGCATGGCCTTCTCGGTCTTCGTCTCTTGCCTGGCCGGACTTGCAGCCGCCTCCATCACAGGCAGCGTGACGCTCGCCATCGCTACGCCGGACCTGGCAGCAGCCGTAGCTCTCGCCGCCTTTGCCATTTTTGTTGTGAATGCTCCCGCTGGGTGGCTTCAGGGGGAGCTTCGATTCACATGGTATGCCTTGTCCACCATCGGCGAGGTTGTCCTCCGGCTGATCTTCAGCCTGCTGGTGGTCGTGATGGCGTGGAGTGCCGGGGGAGCTGTCCTAGGCTTTGTGGCGGGGTGCCTGGCGCCGCTGGTGGTGCCGTGGAGGTTCTATCGGGATCTCCGCTGGCGTCCCCGGGTCTTGCTGCAGAGGTGGCGATGGGCTGAAACCACTGATATCGCGTCGGTTCTGTGTGTCGTGTCCGTGTTAGTTGGCCTGGACGTCATGGTGGTTGGCTTCCTTGATAACGGCTCTGTGGACGCTGCCGGATTTCAAGCGCTCGCAACAATTGCCAAGGGCCCCGTGTACGTGGCCGCGGGCACGGCCTTGGTGGCGTTTCCCCTCTTGCGCACCCCCGGCGTGAGGGTTGGCGAGGTGCTGGGCGCTTCCTTCGCTTCATTTGGACAGCTCGTGGTGGTGGCGTTTGCTATTATCGCCACCGCTCCGCCCATGATGTCCGGGTTGATTGTTCCGCAGAAGTACCACGGCTCTCTTGGCCTCTTGCCGTGGCTGGCGGCTTCCGGTCTGGGCTATGCCGTCCTGATGGTGCTTTCCACTATCCTCCTTGCCGTGCGTGCCTATCGCCGCTGCCAAATCGGACTTGCGTGTGCGTGCGTCTTGGTGATTGGTGGGCTGTGGATCGGCTGGCAGCTCAACGCCGTCACAGGTATGGCCATTGGCTCAGCGGTCGGCGCTGTCACGGCCTGTGTGGTCCTGGCAGTCCTGGCGCGTCCTGTCCTTACGGCTGCCCACCCCGGAAGGGGTGCCGGCACGTTCCTTGTCATGGCCTGCATCCTGATCGTCATCCTTTCGGTCGCCGCGCAGGTGCTGCCCCTGGTCTGGCTAGCTTTCGCCGCCTTTAGTGGCATTACCGTTCTCGCCCATCAGCGCGGCATGCTGCCGCACCGGAATGACTTCAGAATTTCCCGACGACGCCAAGTCGGCAGGCGCAGTAAAGCTACTGGCCGCCGGTCCAAGCCTGAACCATCATCCCTGAGTCCTGTGGTGGCGTGGAGACCCCGGGCGCTTTCGAGCAACCTGACCGCATTCATCGCTGTGGTTGCTGCGGCGTTCGGGGTTCGTGCCGTTGGCCTTGAACGAGGCTTCGAGCTGTGGGTGGACGAAATGTTGTATGTCCGGCTTGGTGAGTCCGTAGCCGCCGGCGAGTTCCCCACCCTGCCTGATGGGCCCTTCTTTCTCCACCCGCCTGGGTACTTCCTCCTGGAAGCCGGGGTGGTGAACATCTTCGGGATCACTGGAGAGATCATTGAGGTGACGCTTCAATTGCGTTGGCTCAATGCGGTGATGGGCGCTCTGACTGTAGGACTTGGCTTCCTGCTGGTACGAAAACTGGCAACACCCACCGCAGCGTGGCTCACGGCCGTGCTGTTGGCGTTCGAACCGTTCATCTTGAGGAATAACAGCCATGCTTTCCTTGAAACCACCGCTATGGTGCCGGCGCTGGCTGGATTGCTGCTCTTGATCTCAACCAAGGAGTCTCAGCACAAACCGCATTCCTTCCTCAAGCTTGCAACGGCCGGACTCCTGCTGGGGTATTCCATCCTCTGCAAGGACTTCTTTTTCATCTGCACAGTGGCTCCGGTGATGGCGGCAATGGTGTGGAAGAAGTCTTTTCCTTGGCGGAAGGGACTGGTGGTCGTGGGCTTTGGCTTCCTGCCCTATGTGGTCTACCTGATAGTGGTGGCCGCGCATGGCCACTTTCCCAGCTGGGTATGGGCAAAAAGCAATGGCCTGGTGCGCATGTCCGGCGTGGAAAAGTCCACGGGTTTCACTTCCGAGGGTTCACCGAGCATCGTGTCCAGGCTCATCGAACAGAGTGGACACTTCGGGACCAGCTATTTCCTGTTGGGCCTCTGCCCGGTGGTTGGCTTGCTGTTGTGCTTCAGCCACCATGCCGGCCGTCGTCTCATTGGATTGACGGGCTTGGCCCTTGGTGCCGCGGGCGCTTACAGCGCGGTGTTCGGCACTTTCGAGGAACAGTACGGCTACGGCGTCATGGTGGCCGGAGCCATCTGCTCGGTTCTGGTGGTGGTGGAAATCCGGGAGAGGCACCCCAAGACCCGCAAGACCCTTGCCGTCATCAGCGTCTGCTATGTGGTGTTGACGGTGACTTTGGGGCTTCGCACGGCCCTGACCGCGGACAACGGCTTTGTCCGGGCCAATGACTGGCTGCGGGCCAATCTTCCTGCCGACGCGAGGATCAGCGTTACCAACAGCACCGGCCACTTCGCCTACATGCACGATTCCCGGTTTGGGATTTGGCCTTCCGCGCCGCTTATGAAACAGAACGGCGTCAGCTACATCCTGACCCAGTCGAAGCCCACCAGCCAGGGCTATGGATATGCAAACCCAACCATGCTGGCCTGGCTTAAGGACCACGCCACTCCCATGGTCACGACGTCTGGCCCGACCAACGGTGACACCACTGTCTGGTACGTGGATGCCGCTGCCCTTGATGCAGCCGCCGCGGACGGGATCGGCGAGCCTTCAAAAGAGTTCGGGACGGAAAAATAG
- a CDS encoding glycosyltransferase family 4 protein: protein MTDASTDLNSPKRLAGKHILVLNWRDVKHSQAGGAEQYMHEISRRWVNSGVRVTWFTGRDAGQAAEDIIDGIRILRGGGALSIYGHSALRLLRTDGRFDAVVDCQNGIPFFSPLFLRGDIPIVQLVHHVHQDQFRTRFSPPMAAVGRFLESSGAKTVYGQRAMVAVSPSTRMELRELGFSAPIHVVPNGTIDIPPVVATRAAEPTIAVVSRLVPHKRLDLLLGQFAVAARKLPHLRLDIVGDGPERARLQQLAMDLGLDHAVTFHGYQPNEVRDALLSRAWMTASTSASEGWGCSVIEAAAWGVPCLALRVPGIRDSVVDGRTGWLVDNPTDLGAAIVDAITELAAPEAAIIVSGECREWARCFTWDRSTRLLTGVLLEETMMRRDGGDPRVCHSDLSTVVQFELPDQFESPGQFDLPGEFESADALFTGALRPTDEYSVVDGHVSIIMKGRDEFEAFAAMKKIGVASPEIHSAGRSTLLAGPGSVFAPADALMAGDGS from the coding sequence ATGACGGACGCCTCAACTGACCTGAATTCCCCCAAGAGGCTCGCCGGAAAGCACATACTGGTGCTCAACTGGCGGGACGTCAAGCACTCCCAGGCCGGCGGCGCCGAGCAGTACATGCATGAAATTTCACGCAGATGGGTGAACAGCGGAGTCCGTGTCACGTGGTTTACAGGCCGCGACGCCGGTCAGGCGGCCGAGGACATCATTGACGGCATTCGGATACTGCGGGGTGGCGGAGCACTCTCCATCTATGGACATTCAGCACTCAGACTCCTGCGTACTGACGGCCGGTTCGATGCCGTAGTGGATTGCCAGAACGGAATCCCGTTCTTCTCACCCCTGTTCCTTCGAGGGGACATCCCTATAGTCCAACTGGTCCACCACGTTCACCAGGATCAGTTCCGTACCCGGTTCTCGCCGCCCATGGCCGCGGTGGGCCGCTTCCTCGAAAGCAGCGGTGCCAAGACGGTCTACGGGCAGCGTGCCATGGTGGCGGTCTCGCCTTCCACACGCATGGAACTGCGGGAGCTCGGATTCTCGGCTCCCATCCATGTGGTGCCGAACGGAACCATCGATATTCCACCGGTTGTTGCCACCCGGGCCGCTGAGCCCACCATCGCCGTCGTGAGCCGCCTGGTGCCCCACAAACGATTGGACCTGCTGCTGGGACAGTTTGCCGTGGCGGCGCGGAAGCTGCCGCATCTGCGCTTGGACATCGTCGGGGACGGGCCTGAACGGGCACGGCTGCAGCAACTGGCAATGGATCTTGGCTTGGACCACGCCGTGACTTTCCACGGATACCAGCCCAACGAAGTCCGCGATGCTTTGTTGAGCCGCGCATGGATGACAGCTTCCACATCGGCTTCAGAAGGCTGGGGTTGCTCTGTGATTGAAGCAGCAGCCTGGGGAGTTCCCTGTTTGGCTTTGCGGGTCCCGGGTATCAGGGATTCCGTGGTGGACGGCCGCACCGGATGGCTGGTGGACAACCCCACGGACTTGGGCGCTGCCATTGTTGATGCCATCACGGAGTTGGCTGCGCCGGAGGCCGCCATTATCGTCTCCGGCGAGTGCCGTGAATGGGCCCGTTGCTTTACCTGGGACCGCAGCACCAGACTGCTCACCGGGGTCTTGCTGGAAGAAACCATGATGCGCAGGGACGGGGGAGATCCCCGGGTCTGCCACTCGGATTTATCTACCGTGGTTCAGTTCGAATTACCTGATCAGTTCGAATCACCCGGTCAGTTCGACTTGCCTGGCGAGTTCGAATCCGCTGACGCCCTGTTCACGGGCGCGCTGAGGCCGACGGATGAATATTCAGTGGTTGACGGCCACGTGTCCATCATCATGAAAGGCCGCGATGAATTCGAGGCCTTTGCCGCGATGAAAAAGATCGGAGTGGCTTCCCCTGAAATTCACTCCGCAGGCCGCAGCACCTTGCTTGCCGGGCCCGGGAGCGTCTTCGCGCCGGCAGATGCCTTGATGGCGGGCGACGGTAGCTGA